A portion of the bacterium genome contains these proteins:
- a CDS encoding helix-turn-helix domain-containing protein codes for MDRKYMNLDELKDFLGVNHQTVYNFRRLWGLPYIKIGSVVRYDRDEVIAWMASHSHVDSSEAAAVPAAGIG; via the coding sequence ATGGACCGCAAATACATGAACCTCGATGAGCTGAAGGACTTCCTGGGGGTCAATCACCAGACCGTCTACAACTTCCGCCGCCTCTGGGGCTTGCCGTACATCAAGATCGGCAGCGTGGTCCGCTACGACCGCGATGAAGTCATTGCCTGGATGGCCAGCCACAGCCATGTAGACAGCAGCGAGGCCGCAGCCGTGCCGGCGGCGGGGATCGGCTAG
- a CDS encoding response regulator transcription factor, whose translation MSMQQPLVLVVDDEPAVRDVVCEKLGHHSFKAISAANGKEAFKLIEEASPDLILLDLRLPDIDGMTICQQIRRKSRVPIIMLTAMGEEVNRIVGLELGADDYITKPCSLDELVARVKAVLRRSGPGVGLPETEGKLKVGGLEINSEAAEVIVDGTPLSLTKTEFTLLRTLAERPGKVFSREELLRAVWGYDQYDTHLVEVHVANLRSKIERDPRRPERVRTVRAFGYKLCAV comes from the coding sequence ATGAGTATGCAGCAGCCCCTCGTGTTGGTGGTTGATGACGAGCCTGCGGTGCGCGACGTAGTCTGCGAGAAGCTGGGGCATCACAGCTTCAAGGCCATCAGCGCCGCCAACGGCAAGGAGGCGTTCAAGCTGATCGAGGAGGCCAGCCCGGACTTGATCCTCCTCGACCTGCGCCTGCCGGACATTGACGGCATGACCATCTGCCAGCAGATTCGGCGCAAGTCCCGCGTGCCCATCATCATGCTGACGGCCATGGGGGAAGAGGTCAACCGCATCGTCGGCCTCGAACTGGGCGCTGACGACTACATCACCAAGCCGTGCAGCCTCGATGAGCTGGTCGCGCGGGTGAAGGCCGTGCTGCGCCGCAGCGGACCCGGCGTCGGGCTGCCGGAGACTGAGGGCAAGCTCAAGGTGGGCGGACTGGAGATCAACTCCGAGGCCGCCGAAGTGATTGTGGACGGCACACCCCTGAGCCTGACGAAGACGGAGTTCACGCTGCTGCGCACGCTGGCCGAGCGGCCCGGCAAGGTCTTCAGCCGCGAGGAGCTGCTGCGCGCGGTGTGGGGGTATGACCAGTACGACACGCACCTGGTCGAGGTGCATGTGGCGAACCTGCGGAGCAAGATCGAGCGCGATCCGCGCCGGCCAGAACGAGTCCGGACCGTCCGCGCCTTTGGCTACAAGCTCTGCGCCGTCTAG
- the hcp gene encoding hydroxylamine reductase translates to MFCYQCEQTAKGTGCTLSGVCGKDPETAALQDLLVYAAKCISAFAHRARQLGAKNHAVDVFVTEALFSTVTNVNFDPQRLQELLQKAADIRDQAMRLYEDACQKAGQQPEQSEVLAAAAAWQPATDLAGLVRQGEGVGIETYRAQNGPDITGLQFLLTFGLKGTAAYADHAQLLGQEDDAVYAYFHEALSFLADGPTDVDALVGAALKCGEVNLRVMELLDAANTGAYGNPEPTPVRVTPIRGKAILVSGHDLKDLEMLLQQTEGKGINIYTHGEMLPAHGYPGLKKYAHLAGNYGGAWQDQRREFDEFPGAILMTTNCIQKPKDGYAGRIFTTGLVAWPGVTHISAPADGSKDFAPVIAAALAAPGFTEDAEEKTIVVGFGHNAVLGVAPVVIDAVKSGAIRHFFLIGGCDGAKPGRNYYTEFAQAVPDDCVILTLACGKYRFNKLDFGDIGGVPRLLDIGQCNDAYSAIKIAVALAEAFGVGVNDLPLSLILSWYEQKAVCILLTLLHLGIQNIRLGPSLPAFVTPPVLNVLVDTFGLKPISTPEEDLKAILG, encoded by the coding sequence ATGTTCTGCTATCAGTGTGAGCAAACAGCCAAGGGCACGGGGTGCACGCTGTCGGGGGTCTGCGGCAAGGATCCCGAGACCGCGGCGCTCCAGGACCTGCTGGTGTACGCCGCCAAGTGCATCTCGGCATTCGCCCACCGGGCGCGGCAGCTCGGCGCCAAGAACCATGCCGTAGACGTGTTCGTGACCGAGGCGCTGTTCAGCACGGTCACAAATGTGAACTTCGACCCGCAGCGCCTGCAGGAGCTGCTCCAGAAGGCTGCGGACATACGCGACCAGGCCATGCGCCTCTACGAGGATGCCTGCCAGAAGGCGGGCCAGCAGCCCGAGCAGTCCGAGGTGCTCGCCGCGGCCGCGGCGTGGCAGCCGGCGACCGATCTCGCCGGCCTCGTCCGGCAGGGCGAAGGCGTGGGCATCGAGACCTACCGCGCCCAGAACGGGCCGGACATTACCGGCTTGCAGTTCCTGCTCACCTTCGGCCTGAAGGGCACCGCGGCCTACGCGGACCACGCCCAGCTCCTCGGCCAGGAGGACGACGCCGTCTATGCGTACTTCCACGAAGCCCTGAGCTTCCTGGCAGACGGGCCGACGGATGTGGACGCCCTGGTCGGCGCCGCGCTCAAGTGCGGTGAGGTCAACCTGCGCGTCATGGAGCTGCTGGATGCCGCCAACACCGGCGCCTACGGCAACCCCGAGCCCACGCCGGTCCGCGTCACCCCGATCAGGGGCAAGGCGATCCTCGTGTCCGGGCATGACCTGAAGGACCTCGAGATGCTCCTGCAGCAGACTGAGGGGAAGGGGATCAACATCTATACCCACGGCGAGATGCTGCCCGCCCACGGCTACCCCGGTCTGAAGAAGTACGCCCACCTGGCGGGCAACTACGGCGGGGCGTGGCAGGACCAGCGCAGGGAATTCGACGAGTTCCCCGGCGCGATCCTGATGACGACCAACTGCATCCAGAAGCCCAAGGACGGCTACGCGGGCCGCATCTTCACCACCGGGCTGGTGGCCTGGCCCGGCGTGACGCACATCTCCGCGCCAGCGGACGGCAGCAAGGACTTTGCGCCGGTGATCGCGGCGGCCCTGGCCGCCCCGGGCTTCACCGAGGATGCTGAGGAGAAGACGATCGTGGTGGGCTTCGGCCACAACGCTGTCCTGGGCGTGGCCCCCGTGGTCATTGACGCGGTCAAGAGCGGCGCCATCCGCCACTTCTTCCTCATCGGTGGCTGTGACGGCGCCAAGCCGGGCCGGAACTACTACACCGAGTTCGCGCAGGCGGTGCCCGATGACTGCGTCATCCTGACCCTGGCCTGCGGCAAGTACCGCTTCAACAAGCTCGACTTCGGCGACATTGGCGGTGTGCCGCGGCTGCTGGACATCGGCCAGTGCAATGACGCCTACTCGGCCATCAAGATCGCAGTGGCGCTGGCCGAGGCCTTTGGGGTGGGCGTCAACGACCTGCCGCTATCGCTCATCCTGTCGTGGTACGAGCAGAAGGCGGTCTGCATCCTGCTGACACTGCTCCATCTGGGCATCCAGAACATACGGCTCGGCCCCAGCCTGCCGGCCTTCGTGACCCCGCCGGTGCTCAACGTCCTCGTGGACACCTTCGGCCTCAAGCCGATCAGCACGCCCGAGGAGGATCTCAAGGCGATCCTGGGGTAG
- a CDS encoding NTP transferase domain-containing protein, with translation MKGVILVGGLGTRLAPMTRVTNKHLLPVGRFPMVYYPLHALCEAGIAEVILITGGNSPGAFLELLHDGSEFGLKTLYYAYQFAPRGIADALRLAQAFVDDDDCLVMLGDNVVDSSLRPFVDNFRQQGGGARILLTEVPDPERFGVPAFDEQGNISRLVEKPADPPSQYAVMGVYTYDRRLWEILPTLQLSERGQYEITDVNNIYLQEGRLRYDVFAGNWSDAGTPESLHRASQIAWASEFLPHPGQSE, from the coding sequence ATGAAGGGCGTGATACTGGTCGGCGGGCTGGGGACGCGATTGGCCCCGATGACACGGGTGACCAACAAGCACCTGCTTCCCGTGGGCCGCTTCCCGATGGTGTACTACCCGCTGCACGCCCTGTGCGAGGCCGGCATCGCAGAGGTCATCCTGATAACCGGCGGCAACAGCCCGGGAGCTTTCCTGGAGCTGCTGCATGATGGCAGCGAGTTTGGGCTCAAGACGCTATACTATGCCTACCAGTTTGCGCCCCGCGGGATTGCCGATGCCTTACGTCTGGCGCAGGCGTTCGTGGACGACGACGACTGCCTGGTCATGTTGGGCGACAACGTCGTAGACTCGAGCCTGCGACCCTTTGTGGACAACTTCCGGCAGCAGGGCGGCGGCGCGCGCATCCTGCTGACCGAGGTACCTGACCCCGAACGCTTCGGTGTCCCGGCTTTCGACGAACAGGGGAACATCAGTCGGCTGGTGGAGAAGCCCGCCGACCCGCCCTCGCAGTATGCAGTGATGGGTGTGTACACGTACGACCGACGCCTGTGGGAGATACTGCCCACGCTGCAGCTGTCCGAGCGCGGGCAGTACGAGATCACAGATGTGAACAACATCTACCTGCAGGAGGGACGCCTGCGGTACGATGTCTTCGCGGGCAACTGGTCGGACGCCGGCACGCCCGAGAGCCTGCACCGCGCCAGCCAGATCGCCTGGGCCAGCGAGTTCCTGCCCCACCCGGGGCAGAGCGAGTAG
- a CDS encoding type II secretion system F family protein, whose amino-acid sequence MVTAIVVVIMLFVCIAALIFGLTTSTRQQRITQRIEELQSARPVSEMSQSVVSRQLQMPFYDRVLKPVVKSANRVLLSVAPQGMIETVRKNLNAAGNPPGMSEPLFLLLRSAGMLFGVGIGVFFYTRVLADAQPMMRMLIPLLLLFMASMMPDYLLGSRIKTRQTAIRKALPDTLDLLVVSAEAGMGLDGALAEVVLRKEGPLVDEFERALLEIRLGKRRREAWQDMADRAQVEELTALVAALYQAEELGVSIAKALRAHSDALRSKRSMKIREQAAVLGTKLLFPLIFCIFPALFVIIMGPGILSMKDVFGAMGK is encoded by the coding sequence ATGGTTACCGCCATCGTCGTTGTCATCATGCTCTTCGTCTGCATTGCGGCGCTCATCTTCGGGCTGACGACCAGCACCCGTCAGCAGCGCATCACCCAGCGCATCGAGGAGCTGCAGTCCGCCCGGCCCGTGTCCGAGATGTCGCAGTCGGTCGTGTCGCGCCAGTTGCAGATGCCCTTCTATGACCGGGTGCTCAAGCCGGTCGTGAAGAGTGCGAATCGGGTTCTGCTGAGCGTGGCGCCCCAGGGCATGATCGAGACGGTCCGTAAGAACCTCAATGCCGCCGGCAACCCCCCCGGGATGAGCGAGCCGCTCTTCTTGTTGCTGCGGAGCGCCGGGATGCTCTTCGGGGTCGGGATAGGTGTCTTCTTCTACACGCGCGTCCTGGCCGATGCCCAGCCGATGATGCGCATGCTCATCCCACTACTGCTCCTGTTCATGGCCAGCATGATGCCGGACTACCTGCTCGGGAGCCGCATCAAGACCCGCCAGACGGCGATCCGCAAGGCTCTGCCCGACACCCTGGACTTGCTGGTCGTCAGCGCCGAAGCGGGCATGGGCCTCGACGGCGCGCTGGCAGAGGTCGTCTTGCGCAAGGAAGGCCCGCTGGTGGACGAGTTCGAGCGCGCTCTGCTCGAGATCCGGCTGGGGAAGCGGCGCCGTGAGGCGTGGCAGGACATGGCTGACCGCGCGCAGGTGGAGGAGCTGACGGCGCTGGTGGCCGCCCTCTACCAGGCGGAGGAGCTGGGCGTGAGCATCGCCAAGGCCTTGCGCGCCCATTCCGATGCCCTCCGCAGCAAGCGCTCGATGAAGATCCGGGAGCAGGCCGCCGTGCTCGGCACCAAGCTTCTGTTCCCGCTCATCTTCTGCATTTTCCCAGCCCTTTTCGTGATCATCATGGGGCCTGGCATCCTGAGCATGAAGGATGTCTTCGGCGCGATGGGAAAGTAG
- a CDS encoding 4Fe-4S binding protein encodes MARITRKIVKIDEEKCNGCGACVTPCAEGAIELADGKARVLKEQLCDGAGFCLGVCPTGALQIEEREAEAFDPQAAHEQMAARAEQIINEQCFRCGSDERSAVLFPCRYQGRSQWVCVRCLPPLIHG; translated from the coding sequence ATGGCCAGGATCACACGGAAGATCGTGAAGATTGACGAGGAGAAGTGCAACGGCTGCGGCGCCTGCGTCACACCGTGCGCCGAGGGCGCCATCGAGCTGGCGGACGGCAAGGCGAGGGTCCTCAAGGAACAACTATGCGACGGTGCCGGCTTCTGCCTGGGCGTATGCCCCACCGGCGCCCTGCAGATCGAGGAGCGCGAGGCCGAGGCGTTCGACCCGCAGGCCGCCCACGAGCAGATGGCCGCCCGTGCCGAGCAGATCATCAACGAGCAGTGCTTTCGCTGCGGCAGCGACGAGCGTTCGGCCGTGCTCTTCCCCTGCCGCTACCAGGGCCGGAGCCAGTGGGTCTGCGTCCGCTGCCTGCCGCCGCTCATCCACGGCTAA
- a CDS encoding AAA family ATPase, which yields MIKVVISEVNPGTAEGLRSELINQVSGQEQVEVVGYARDGLEVAQLAAQLRPDLLFIDESMPGLDGYEACRLATAAAPDSVCVVLCDGDLHTATEKGMRAGARAVIKRDTPAASLGQLVTQLAQLRKVKQSDEYAIVTDPARLPVTVAITSAKGGVGKTTIAANLAVLFARRFPGQVVLVDFYGQFGDVALALDLRPENNIGDLVNYGALDPDLVETHLAKHETGLRVLAGVGKGQSQVLTSIDVPHLAELCGLLRLKYRFVFFDMPPVLWTASTYIMSRCNEIVIVSNTIDLATLRDTTALLEAIMATHIPKERIHLLANRVSRGNQFTVRDLEEATGFQVVSQLPDDPQTAMGSYNEGKPFVLTSPNAPVTQALQKLMARLLEGVAV from the coding sequence ATGATCAAGGTAGTCATCTCTGAGGTGAACCCGGGGACGGCGGAAGGCCTGCGCAGTGAGCTGATCAACCAGGTCAGCGGCCAGGAGCAGGTCGAGGTGGTAGGCTATGCGCGCGATGGCCTCGAGGTCGCGCAGCTAGCTGCACAGCTCCGCCCCGATCTGCTGTTCATCGACGAGAGCATGCCGGGCCTGGACGGATACGAGGCCTGTCGGCTGGCTACGGCTGCCGCCCCGGACTCGGTCTGCGTGGTCCTATGCGACGGCGACCTGCATACTGCCACCGAGAAGGGCATGCGGGCGGGGGCGCGCGCGGTTATCAAGCGCGACACCCCGGCGGCGAGCCTGGGGCAGCTTGTCACGCAGTTGGCCCAACTGCGCAAGGTCAAGCAGTCAGACGAGTACGCCATCGTGACCGATCCGGCGCGGCTGCCGGTGACCGTGGCCATCACCTCCGCCAAGGGCGGGGTCGGCAAGACTACTATCGCTGCGAACCTGGCCGTACTCTTTGCCAGGCGTTTCCCCGGTCAGGTGGTGTTGGTGGATTTCTACGGCCAGTTCGGCGATGTGGCCCTGGCCCTGGACCTGCGGCCGGAGAACAACATCGGCGACCTGGTCAACTACGGCGCGCTGGACCCGGACCTGGTGGAGACCCATCTGGCCAAGCACGAGACGGGCCTGCGGGTGCTCGCGGGGGTGGGCAAGGGCCAGTCACAGGTCCTTACCTCGATTGATGTGCCGCACCTGGCCGAGTTGTGCGGCCTGTTGCGCCTGAAGTACCGCTTTGTATTCTTCGACATGCCGCCCGTGCTCTGGACCGCCAGCACCTATATCATGTCGCGCTGCAACGAGATCGTGATCGTCAGCAACACCATCGACCTGGCGACTCTACGCGACACGACGGCGCTGCTGGAGGCCATCATGGCCACGCACATTCCCAAGGAGCGGATCCATCTGCTGGCCAACCGGGTGTCGCGCGGGAACCAGTTCACGGTGCGGGACCTTGAGGAGGCGACAGGTTTCCAGGTCGTGTCGCAACTGCCCGACGATCCGCAGACGGCGATGGGATCGTACAACGAGGGCAAACCCTTTGTGCTCACCAGCCCGAACGCGCCGGTGACACAAGCGCTGCAGAAGCTGATGGCGCGCTTGCTGGAGGGTGTGGCCGTCTAG
- a CDS encoding type II secretion system F family protein, whose protein sequence is MNVTTIIMVVLAFAGVSGGMMVLFTAMLSASNARTRRLQELKEGRPQMATGSSTRRKKAKVPDPAPLLTGILQRSEIGRRLQAELLRGGLLLRPSEFLIITAICAVTGFVVGWQLGNHWAFGVGLAGLGAFAPHMHMKSKQGQRQRRISNQLPDALDLLASSLRSGHSFLRGLQVVVTQMAPPITEEFERAIDEVRLGQTLENALQHIVERTANYDLELVISAVQTQLSIGGNLAEIMDNISSMIRERVRLAGEIAAATAEGRLSAGILGGMPFGMAFLINVVSPGYISPLFHSTLGLMLLGVAGGMMLTGVLIIKKMLEIDL, encoded by the coding sequence GTGAACGTAACCACCATCATCATGGTTGTGCTGGCCTTCGCGGGGGTCTCGGGCGGCATGATGGTGCTGTTCACCGCCATGCTGTCGGCCAGCAACGCCCGTACGCGCCGGTTGCAGGAACTCAAGGAGGGCCGGCCCCAGATGGCGACCGGGTCCTCCACACGGCGCAAGAAGGCGAAGGTGCCCGACCCGGCCCCCCTGCTCACCGGCATCCTGCAGCGCAGCGAGATAGGGCGGAGGCTGCAGGCCGAACTGTTGCGCGGCGGTCTGCTGCTGCGCCCCTCCGAGTTCCTCATCATCACGGCCATCTGCGCCGTGACCGGCTTCGTCGTGGGCTGGCAGTTGGGGAATCACTGGGCCTTCGGCGTCGGCCTGGCCGGCCTGGGGGCCTTCGCGCCGCACATGCACATGAAGTCCAAGCAGGGCCAGCGCCAGCGCCGTATCAGCAACCAGCTCCCTGATGCGCTGGACCTGCTCGCTTCGTCGCTGCGTTCGGGACACTCGTTCCTGCGTGGTCTGCAGGTCGTGGTGACGCAGATGGCGCCACCGATCACGGAGGAATTCGAGCGCGCCATTGACGAGGTCCGCCTGGGGCAAACGCTTGAGAACGCCTTGCAGCACATTGTGGAGCGCACGGCCAACTACGATCTGGAGCTGGTCATCTCCGCCGTCCAGACCCAACTCTCGATCGGTGGTAACCTGGCCGAGATCATGGACAACATCTCCTCGATGATCCGCGAGCGCGTGCGTCTCGCGGGCGAGATTGCCGCGGCGACGGCGGAGGGTCGTCTCTCGGCCGGCATTCTGGGCGGGATGCCGTTCGGGATGGCCTTCCTCATCAACGTCGTCAGCCCCGGCTACATCTCGCCGCTGTTCCATAGCACCCTGGGGCTGATGCTTTTGGGTGTGGCTGGTGGGATGATGCTCACCGGCGTTCTGATCATCAAGAAGATGCTCGAGATAGACCTGTAG
- a CDS encoding CpaF family protein, with protein sequence MPKPPLDVIRETAAALGISATEAEILDDLKLLVHQRLLTETDFRLLQTMGQEDLVEQIRFLTQLVGEERNLSLSARAKEQVQAEVLNEVMGYGPIQTLLDDPSISEVMINGPESIYVERSGKLHRVGKRFVDDAHVMRIIEKIIAPLGRRLDESMPMVDARLPDGSRVNAIIPPISINGPCVTIRKFSVEPLKPRDLVNFGTMSESMARFLEACVTARLNIMVSGGTGSGKTTTLNVLSGFIPHDERIVTIEDAAELRLQQEHVITLESRPPNLEGKGEITIRHLVRNALRMRPERIVVGECRGAEALDMLQAMNTGHDGSLSTVHSNSPRDTLSRLETMVLMAGMALPTHAIREQVSSALDLIVHQERLRDGSRRVTHVTEVQRMEMEEIVLQDIFVFKRHGFDKEGRIIGEHTPRGIRPLFMEKLEAEGLQLGAEIFEPNR encoded by the coding sequence TTGCCCAAACCGCCACTCGATGTCATTCGCGAAACGGCCGCCGCCCTGGGCATCTCTGCGACTGAGGCGGAGATCCTCGACGACCTGAAGCTGCTGGTCCATCAGCGGCTGCTGACGGAGACGGACTTCCGCCTGCTGCAGACGATGGGCCAGGAGGACCTGGTCGAGCAGATCCGCTTCCTGACGCAACTGGTGGGGGAGGAGCGCAACCTCTCGCTGTCCGCCCGAGCCAAGGAGCAGGTCCAGGCCGAGGTACTCAATGAGGTCATGGGCTACGGCCCCATCCAGACCCTCCTGGACGACCCCTCCATCTCCGAGGTCATGATCAACGGTCCGGAGAGCATCTACGTGGAGCGCAGCGGCAAGCTCCATCGGGTGGGCAAGCGCTTCGTGGATGACGCGCACGTCATGCGCATCATCGAGAAGATCATTGCCCCCCTCGGCCGCCGCCTCGATGAGTCCATGCCGATGGTGGACGCACGCCTCCCCGACGGCTCCCGTGTTAACGCCATCATCCCTCCTATCTCGATCAACGGACCGTGCGTCACGATCCGCAAGTTCTCCGTGGAGCCCCTCAAGCCCCGCGACCTGGTGAACTTCGGCACGATGTCCGAGTCCATGGCCCGGTTCCTGGAAGCCTGCGTTACCGCGCGCCTGAACATCATGGTCTCTGGGGGCACCGGCTCGGGCAAGACGACGACGCTCAACGTCCTGTCCGGCTTCATCCCCCACGACGAACGCATCGTGACGATCGAGGACGCGGCCGAGTTGCGGCTCCAGCAGGAGCATGTCATTACGCTGGAGAGTCGGCCGCCCAATCTGGAAGGCAAGGGGGAGATCACGATCCGGCACTTGGTCCGTAACGCCCTGCGCATGCGCCCGGAACGGATCGTGGTCGGTGAGTGCCGCGGCGCCGAGGCCCTGGACATGCTGCAGGCGATGAACACCGGGCATGACGGGTCGCTTAGCACCGTCCACTCCAACAGCCCGCGTGATACCCTATCCCGCCTGGAAACCATGGTGCTCATGGCAGGCATGGCACTGCCCACGCACGCCATCCGTGAGCAGGTGTCCTCGGCCCTGGACCTGATCGTTCACCAGGAGCGCCTGCGCGACGGCTCCCGCCGCGTCACGCATGTCACCGAAGTGCAGCGCATGGAGATGGAGGAGATCGTCCTCCAGGACATCTTCGTCTTCAAGCGGCACGGCTTTGACAAGGAAGGCCGCATCATCGGTGAGCACACACCGCGCGGCATCCGGCCGCTCTTCATGGAGAAGCTGGAGGCCGAGGGGCTGCAGTTGGGGGCCGAGATCTTCGAGCCGAACCGTTAG
- a CDS encoding DsrE family protein encodes MRQVAYIIKGTATQELVGGCLLNTVAAGIHGRHVTALHFCEDGVYFLLRGTESAAKIERAIREQGVKVTVCECSQEARDMTDKMIDGVTIGHFADFYEAAGEADVVAI; translated from the coding sequence ATGAGGCAAGTTGCGTACATCATCAAGGGCACGGCGACACAGGAGCTGGTCGGTGGGTGTCTGCTCAACACCGTCGCCGCCGGCATCCATGGCCGCCACGTCACGGCCCTGCACTTCTGCGAAGACGGGGTCTACTTCCTGCTCCGCGGCACCGAGAGTGCCGCGAAGATTGAGCGGGCGATCCGCGAGCAGGGCGTGAAGGTGACGGTCTGCGAGTGCTCCCAGGAGGCCCGCGACATGACCGACAAGATGATTGATGGGGTCACGATCGGCCACTTCGCCGACTTCTACGAAGCCGCCGGCGAGGCCGATGTCGTGGCTATCTAG
- a CDS encoding pilus assembly protein N-terminal domain-containing protein, translating to MLQCTSHNRRLVWSAVVLGAMLWLLATAVVQAGGLSPTSTRALTVPTGRSALLHFQRMKRVQVVEPDLVEVVVGSLDDLSIYGKKAGDTIVYVWDRLGMHQIAVTVAGCSPAEALVLDLRAVLGNRLSYATAGERTVVIEGVLSGAAAQRAHDIISASGRENVQIVDLVRTEGDDAAGAAAAVAAGLAKILGDTVEYTVWNNTTLIVRGGLGDREKLAQAHKLLLAISDPRVKVVDLLEYQEGAAEPPVARITQALGKDFRVWQVAGRTVAVEGTVASAEQLEDLNKILEAFKDQATIVNLVRVGKPDINRAVASLQSVVGNKVTVRSLDAETIAIEGLVGNEAELTRMRDIVKAYPVGYKTLDLLRVALQEKRQVLIQVRVVDINKGDLKRLGVTWGQLSVEEDAVKFVDQPWVVQALGAFMNGTGDAGNVVPIGAQLDMLREKNAARVLSEPNLLVDDGGSAMITVGGEIPVPISQTGGTSGAGGAISVEWKPYGVLMQVQPTILEGSEKISLKVAPEVSSLDYSNAVTISGFSLPAMRQRKASTTVTVENGGTLVVGGLIQREESKIVTKIPILGDLPILGELFRHKEFQTGDSELVILVTPQIVTGPVAIPASATPQGGLIAPAQRTPAPAQPAQ from the coding sequence GCCGACCAGCACCCGGGCCCTAACCGTTCCCACCGGTCGCAGCGCGCTGCTGCACTTCCAGCGCATGAAGCGCGTGCAGGTGGTGGAGCCCGACCTGGTCGAGGTCGTGGTCGGCTCACTCGATGACTTGTCCATCTACGGCAAGAAGGCCGGGGACACCATCGTGTACGTGTGGGACCGACTGGGCATGCACCAGATCGCCGTCACCGTGGCGGGCTGCAGCCCAGCCGAGGCGCTCGTCCTGGACCTCAGGGCGGTCCTGGGTAACCGGCTGAGCTATGCGACGGCCGGGGAGCGGACGGTGGTCATCGAGGGTGTGTTGTCCGGCGCTGCCGCGCAGCGTGCCCACGACATCATCTCCGCGTCCGGCCGCGAAAACGTGCAGATCGTGGACCTGGTTCGCACGGAGGGTGACGATGCCGCCGGCGCCGCGGCGGCAGTGGCGGCCGGGCTGGCCAAGATCCTCGGTGACACGGTCGAGTACACCGTCTGGAACAACACCACGCTGATCGTGCGTGGCGGTCTGGGCGACCGGGAGAAGCTGGCGCAGGCGCACAAGCTGCTGCTGGCCATCTCCGACCCGCGTGTCAAGGTCGTGGATCTGCTCGAATACCAGGAAGGTGCCGCCGAGCCTCCTGTGGCGCGCATCACCCAGGCCCTGGGCAAGGACTTCCGGGTCTGGCAGGTGGCTGGGCGGACGGTGGCGGTGGAGGGAACAGTCGCCTCCGCCGAGCAGCTAGAGGACCTTAACAAGATACTCGAGGCCTTCAAGGACCAGGCCACCATCGTCAACCTCGTGCGCGTGGGCAAGCCGGACATCAACCGTGCCGTGGCCAGCCTGCAGAGCGTCGTGGGCAACAAGGTCACCGTCCGGTCGCTCGATGCGGAGACCATTGCCATTGAGGGCCTGGTCGGCAATGAAGCTGAGCTAACGCGCATGCGGGACATTGTGAAGGCGTACCCGGTTGGGTACAAGACTCTTGACCTACTGCGTGTGGCTCTGCAGGAGAAGCGCCAGGTCCTGATCCAGGTGCGCGTGGTGGACATCAACAAGGGCGACCTGAAGCGCCTGGGCGTCACCTGGGGCCAGCTGTCGGTTGAGGAGGACGCCGTCAAGTTCGTGGATCAGCCGTGGGTGGTGCAGGCCCTGGGCGCCTTCATGAACGGGACCGGCGATGCGGGCAATGTCGTGCCGATCGGGGCCCAACTGGACATGCTTCGCGAAAAGAACGCCGCCCGTGTGCTGTCGGAGCCGAACCTGCTGGTGGACGATGGGGGGTCGGCCATGATCACCGTGGGCGGGGAGATCCCCGTTCCGATCTCTCAGACGGGCGGCACCTCGGGAGCAGGAGGGGCCATCTCCGTCGAGTGGAAGCCTTACGGCGTGCTCATGCAGGTGCAGCCAACCATTCTGGAGGGCAGCGAGAAGATCAGTCTGAAGGTGGCGCCGGAAGTTAGCTCGCTGGACTACTCGAATGCCGTCACGATCAGTGGGTTCTCCCTCCCGGCCATGCGTCAGCGCAAGGCCAGCACGACGGTCACGGTCGAGAATGGCGGCACGCTCGTCGTGGGCGGGCTGATCCAGCGGGAGGAGTCCAAGATCGTGACCAAGATCCCGATTCTGGGCGATCTGCCCATACTGGGAGAGCTGTTCCGGCATAAGGAGTTCCAGACTGGCGACAGCGAGCTGGTCATTCTCGTCACGCCGCAGATTGTGACCGGGCCGGTGGCCATCCCGGCCTCGGCCACGCCGCAAGGCGGATTGATCGCCCCGGCACAACGCACGCCGGCCCCGGCGCAGCCTGCGCAATAG